Proteins encoded together in one Onychomys torridus chromosome 1, mOncTor1.1, whole genome shotgun sequence window:
- the LOC118592166 gene encoding olfactory receptor 5B3-like, with protein MAWMQNRTDVAHFLLLGLTDEPGLQIPLFSIFFLIYTITLVGNLGMILLIVLDSHLHTPMYFFLGNLSLVDFCYSSAVTPTVLTGLLVGDKIISYNDCAAQMFFFVAFATVENYLLASMAYDRYAAVCKPLHYATTMTTSVCVCLSIGSYFCGFLNASIHIGDTFSLSFCGAHVVHHFFCDIPAVMVLSCSDRHVSELVLVYVVSFNIFFALFIIWISYIFIFITILKMQSSAGYQKAISTCASHFTAVSIFYGTIIFMYLQPSSSHSMDTDKVASVFYTMIIPMLNPLVYSLRNKEVKSAFTKVLLMTK; from the coding sequence ATGGCATGGATGCAGAACAGGACAGATGTGGCACACTTTCTCCTGCTGGGACTCACTGATGAACCAGGATTACAGATTCCCCTTTTCAGCATCTTCTTCCTCATCTACACCATCACCTTGGTGGGCAACCTGGGGATGATCCTACTGATTGTCCTGGACTCTCATCTCCACACTCCTATGTACTTTTTCCTAGGAAACCTGTCCTTAGTTGATTTTTGTTACTCTTCAGCTGTTACTCCCACAGTCTTGACTGGGCTTCTTGTAGGAGACAAGATCATTTCCTACAATGACTGTGCTGCTCAGATGTTCTTTTTTGTAGCCTTTGCTACTGTTGAGAATTACCTGCTGGCCTCAATGGCCTATGATCGCTATGCAGCAGTGTGTAAGCCCCTACACTATGCTACCACAATgactacaagtgtgtgtgtgtgtctttctataGGTTCTTATTTCTGTGGTTTCCTGAATGCCTCCATCCACATTGGGGACACtttcagtctttctttctgtGGGGCCCATGTGGTCCATCACTTTTTCTGTGATATTCCAGCAGTTATGGTTCTCTCTTGCTCTGACAGACATGTCAGTGAGCTGGTTCTTGTTTATGTAGTGAGCTTCAATATCTTTTTTGCTCTCTTCATTATCTGGATATCCTACATATTCATTTTTATCACTATCCTAAAGATGCAGTCAAGTGCTGGATATCAAAAGGCTATTTCCACCTGTGCCTCACACTTCACTGCAGTATCTATTTTCTATGGGACAATCATATTCATGTACTTGCAGCCCAGCTCCAGTCACTCCATGGACACTGACAAGGTTGCATCTGTGTTTTACACCATGATCATCCCTATGTTGAATCCTCTGGTCTATAGCCTGAGGAATAAGGAGGTCAAGAGTGCATTCACAAAAGTTTTGCTGATGACAAAATAG